TCACGCTATCCACGAAGTTCGTGGTAAGGACGGTGTCGGTGCCACGATGGACTCCATGGAACTCGAACGCGAACGCGGCATCACCATTCAGTCTGCTGCTACCTTCGCAAGCTGGACCCACACCAAGTCTGGTGAAGCAGACACCATCAACATCATCGATACCCCGGGGCACGTGGACTTCACTATCGAAGTTGAACGTTCTCTCCGTGTGCTTGACGGTGCTATCCTCGTTCTTACCGGCGTGGAAGGCGTTCAGTCTCAGTCTATTACCGTTGACCG
The Fibrobacter sp. genome window above contains:
- a CDS encoding GTP-binding protein: MKNITTHRNIGISAHIDSGKTTLTERILYYTKRIHAIHEVRGKDGVGATMDSMELERERGITIQSAATFASWTHTKSGEADTINIIDTPGHVDFTIEVERSLRVLDGAILVLTGVEGVQSQSITVDR